One Parasphingorhabdus cellanae genomic region harbors:
- a CDS encoding superoxide dismutase produces MSFELPTLPYAKTAFGELISEATFNFHHGKHHNAYVTKTNDAIDGTDHADKKLSEIIKAADGGLFNNAAQVWNHSFYWLCLSPEKKEMPAELKSRIEADFGSVEEFKEKFKAEATGHFASGWAWLVLNGDKLEITSLHDADSPVAHDMKPLLTIDVWEHAYYLDYQNARPDYVTALLDNAIDWDFVAQNLDGEGVSRADQG; encoded by the coding sequence ATGTCCTTTGAACTTCCCACGCTGCCTTACGCAAAAACTGCTTTTGGAGAACTGATCTCCGAGGCGACTTTCAACTTCCACCATGGCAAACATCACAATGCTTATGTGACCAAAACCAATGATGCGATCGATGGTACAGATCATGCAGACAAGAAATTGTCAGAGATTATCAAGGCCGCTGACGGCGGTCTGTTCAACAACGCGGCACAGGTTTGGAACCACAGCTTTTACTGGTTGTGCCTCAGCCCTGAAAAAAAGGAAATGCCAGCGGAATTGAAGAGCCGCATCGAAGCCGACTTTGGGTCTGTCGAAGAATTTAAGGAAAAGTTCAAAGCTGAAGCGACCGGTCACTTTGCGAGTGGTTGGGCTTGGCTGGTGCTTAATGGCGACAAGCTGGAAATCACATCCTTGCATGATGCCGACAGCCCGGTCGCGCATGACATGAAGCCACTGCTGACCATCGATGTCTGGGAGCATGCTTATTATCTCGATTATCAGAACGCGCGGCCAGATTATGTTACAGCATTGCTCGACAATGCGATTGATTGGGATTTTGTTGCCCAGAACCTCGACGGTGAAGGCGTAAGCCGCGCTGACCAAGGCTAA
- a CDS encoding acyltransferase family protein, translating into MAERGETAAKPTLWSRAEDMARKAPPERNRYVDFLRAFSILAVVIGHWLVAAPYIDNGVVQGGHLLGILPWTQWLTWGFQVMPIFFLVGGFSHALSWSANQRKEGSYAGWFTGRLRRLINPVLPLFLIWTAFALFGTAMGVDRKIVELATQLALIPVWFLAVYLMVGAVVPITHAAWKKYGMVSFWGLVAGAITIDAVTFALNIPYVNFVNFAFIWLAVHQLGYAWSEGYFANTKRALLWGMAGLTALALLVGFGPYPVAMIGVPGEEVSNSMPPTIALLALGIAQTGFALALEPAARRMLDSMKIWTVVVLMNGMIMTTYLWHLTAFVLVMVAAWLLGGIGLEVAPGSGAWWLARPIWFALYIAALLPMIMIFAKYEQAGTGGQGDRADLPHWRLIVGLLFVCAGLAATAAISIASPLGVTGVRLWVVAMPFIGAAFIGFGPAHKLARRLK; encoded by the coding sequence ATGGCTGAGCGCGGCGAAACGGCGGCGAAACCGACTCTTTGGTCCCGAGCGGAAGATATGGCCCGCAAAGCTCCGCCAGAGCGTAACCGCTATGTCGATTTTCTACGCGCCTTTTCCATTCTTGCTGTTGTTATCGGGCATTGGTTGGTTGCGGCCCCCTATATTGATAATGGTGTTGTGCAAGGCGGCCATTTGCTTGGTATCTTGCCGTGGACGCAATGGCTGACTTGGGGTTTTCAGGTGATGCCGATCTTCTTCCTCGTGGGCGGATTTTCTCATGCTTTGTCATGGTCGGCCAACCAGCGAAAAGAAGGAAGCTACGCCGGTTGGTTCACGGGCCGTTTGCGCCGTTTGATCAATCCCGTCTTGCCGCTCTTTCTGATTTGGACGGCTTTTGCCTTGTTTGGCACAGCCATGGGTGTCGACCGCAAGATTGTCGAGCTTGCCACGCAATTGGCCTTGATACCGGTCTGGTTTCTCGCGGTCTATCTGATGGTTGGTGCCGTCGTGCCGATCACGCATGCCGCTTGGAAAAAATACGGCATGGTCTCCTTTTGGGGCTTGGTTGCTGGTGCGATAACCATTGATGCGGTAACTTTTGCGTTGAACATACCCTATGTAAATTTTGTGAACTTTGCCTTCATCTGGCTGGCTGTGCACCAGCTTGGTTACGCATGGAGCGAAGGCTATTTCGCTAATACCAAACGGGCGCTTCTTTGGGGCATGGCTGGCCTCACAGCGCTAGCACTATTGGTCGGTTTCGGTCCTTATCCGGTCGCTATGATTGGTGTGCCAGGCGAAGAGGTGAGCAATAGCATGCCGCCAACCATTGCCTTACTGGCTCTGGGAATTGCACAGACCGGTTTTGCTTTGGCTTTGGAACCTGCCGCTCGCCGGATGCTTGATAGCATGAAGATCTGGACGGTTGTGGTGCTGATGAATGGCATGATTATGACCACGTATCTATGGCACCTCACCGCCTTCGTTTTGGTGATGGTTGCTGCTTGGCTGCTGGGCGGAATTGGTCTGGAAGTCGCGCCTGGAAGCGGCGCATGGTGGTTGGCGCGTCCGATCTGGTTTGCGCTCTACATAGCAGCTCTATTGCCGATGATCATGATCTTCGCAAAATATGAGCAAGCCGGCACGGGCGGGCAGGGCGACAGAGCGGATCTGCCGCATTGGCGGCTAATTGTCGGTTTACTGTTCGTTTGCGCTGGCTTGGCTGCCACTGCTGCGATTAGTATTGCCAGTCCGCTGGGCGTTACCGGTGTGCGGCTATGGGTAGTGGCAATGCCCTTTATTGGCGCAGCGTTTATCGGCTTTGGCCCGGCACATAAGTTGGCGCGGCGGCTGAAATAA
- the pspF gene encoding phage shock protein operon transcriptional activator yields the protein MERENQFIGESGAFLDAVEKASRAAALDRPVLVIGERGTGKELIAERLHRLSMRWDGPLVTLNCAAMPETLIEAELFGHEAGAFTGATKSRVGRFEEADGGTLFLDELGTLSSAAQERLLRAVEYGEITRIGSSRPQRVDVRIVAATNADLPQMAEEGSFRADLLDRLSFEVVTLPPLRYREGDVPVLADYFGRRMAAELEWEQWPGFGQLASEALARHQWPGNVRELRNVIERAVYQWSDYSRPVDHIVFDPFESPWKPKVIPSRQAQSSDAEKAPESIDAEPAATAVAAEPAYATVDNMKEAVEAYEKRILEAALAKSRYNQRQTAKALKLTYDQLRHSLKRHDLLG from the coding sequence ATGGAACGCGAAAATCAATTTATTGGGGAGTCCGGGGCTTTTCTCGATGCAGTCGAAAAGGCAAGCCGCGCGGCCGCGCTGGACCGTCCTGTCCTTGTTATCGGGGAGCGGGGCACAGGTAAAGAGTTGATCGCAGAGCGTCTTCACCGTTTGAGTATGCGGTGGGACGGCCCCCTGGTTACCCTAAACTGTGCAGCTATGCCCGAAACGTTGATTGAGGCGGAGTTATTCGGCCATGAAGCTGGGGCTTTTACCGGGGCCACGAAAAGCCGGGTTGGACGTTTTGAGGAAGCCGATGGTGGTACATTGTTCCTCGACGAATTAGGTACTTTATCGTCCGCCGCTCAGGAACGTTTGCTGCGCGCCGTAGAATATGGTGAGATCACCCGAATTGGATCTTCAAGACCGCAGCGGGTCGATGTTCGGATTGTGGCCGCAACCAACGCCGATTTGCCGCAAATGGCTGAGGAAGGCTCGTTTCGGGCGGACTTGCTAGACCGTTTGTCTTTCGAGGTCGTAACACTGCCACCGCTTCGCTATCGCGAGGGTGATGTCCCGGTGCTGGCCGATTATTTCGGACGGCGCATGGCCGCTGAATTGGAATGGGAGCAATGGCCGGGATTTGGCCAACTGGCGTCTGAGGCGCTGGCCCGCCACCAATGGCCAGGCAACGTCCGTGAGCTGCGCAACGTGATCGAACGTGCTGTCTACCAGTGGAGCGATTATTCACGGCCTGTGGATCATATCGTGTTTGATCCGTTTGAATCGCCCTGGAAGCCGAAAGTCATACCTTCACGGCAAGCGCAATCCAGTGATGCCGAAAAAGCACCTGAAAGTATCGACGCGGAACCAGCGGCGACCGCCGTTGCTGCTGAACCGGCTTATGCGACGGTGGATAATATGAAAGAAGCCGTTGAAGCCTATGAAAAGCGCATATTGGAGGCGGCCTTGGCTAAATCGCGTTACAACCAGCGACAGACCGCCAAGGCGCTTAAATTGACCTATGATCAACTGCGCCATTCTCTGAAACGCCATGATCTGTTGGGATAG
- the pspA gene encoding phage shock protein PspA has protein sequence MGIFSRTRDIIAANVTDMLDKAEDPSKLIRMIILEMEETLVEVRASAARTIADQKEMRRHIDKLNQLTEDWNEKAQLALSKDREDLAKAALIEKRKASDMAEQLTVEIQVLDDALRASEGDIAKLQKKLQEARSRQSSLVNRLESAENRYKIREMYNGEKVHDAFSKFEYLERQVDQAEGRADALTMGGEPDTLENQIAALESSDKVDDELEAMKAALNKSSQKGDK, from the coding sequence ATGGGTATTTTTTCAAGAACACGCGATATCATCGCTGCCAATGTCACAGACATGCTGGACAAGGCGGAAGATCCGTCAAAATTGATCCGCATGATCATCCTGGAAATGGAAGAAACCCTTGTCGAAGTCCGCGCTTCTGCGGCGCGCACGATCGCCGATCAAAAGGAAATGCGCCGGCATATTGATAAGCTGAACCAGTTGACCGAAGACTGGAATGAGAAAGCGCAGCTCGCGCTGTCAAAGGATCGTGAAGATCTGGCCAAGGCCGCGCTGATCGAAAAACGGAAGGCGTCCGACATGGCCGAACAGTTGACCGTGGAAATTCAGGTGCTTGATGACGCGCTACGGGCTTCGGAAGGTGATATCGCCAAGCTGCAGAAGAAATTGCAGGAAGCGCGGTCGCGCCAGAGCAGCTTGGTCAATCGCCTCGAAAGTGCGGAGAACCGCTACAAAATTCGCGAAATGTACAATGGCGAGAAGGTCCATGATGCATTTTCAAAATTTGAATATCTGGAGCGTCAGGTGGACCAGGCTGAAGGCCGGGCCGATGCCCTCACCATGGGCGGCGAGCCGGATACGTTAGAAAATCAGATTGCTGCTCTGGAAAGCAGTGACAAGGTTGATGATGAACTGGAAGCCATGAAGGCGGCCCTGAATAAATCAAGCCAGAAAGGTGACAAATAA
- the pspB gene encoding envelope stress response membrane protein PspB has product MENILVPIFVVGMLFIGLPWIIFHYVTKWKTAATITNEDEQLLDELHSMARRLDDRMETIERIMAADNPDWRQSALPNASNDPKPTLENFDNLLKKERR; this is encoded by the coding sequence ATGGAAAATATACTCGTACCGATATTTGTTGTCGGCATGCTGTTCATCGGCTTGCCGTGGATAATCTTCCACTATGTAACAAAGTGGAAAACCGCAGCGACCATCACCAATGAAGATGAACAATTGCTAGACGAATTGCACAGCATGGCTCGCCGGCTTGACGACCGCATGGAGACGATTGAGCGGATCATGGCAGCTGACAATCCCGATTGGCGCCAATCTGCGCTACCCAATGCCAGCAATGATCCCAAACCAACACTCGAAAATTTTGACAATCTTCTGAAAAAAGAAAGGCGCTAA
- the pspC gene encoding envelope stress response membrane protein PspC, whose protein sequence is MASTRTKFYLDKQRAKWSGVCAGIADYTGINVIWVRIAAVIATVTFAFPWTLIAYWVAAKSADAKPLELYGDPEELKFWQGVRQSPRRTARDVKSRFREIDRRLADMELYYTSNNSALSNEIEQLR, encoded by the coding sequence ATGGCTTCGACACGCACCAAATTTTATCTCGATAAGCAGCGCGCGAAGTGGAGCGGAGTATGTGCCGGGATAGCAGATTACACCGGAATAAACGTGATCTGGGTTCGCATCGCTGCGGTTATAGCGACAGTTACTTTCGCATTTCCCTGGACGTTAATCGCCTATTGGGTCGCCGCGAAATCAGCTGATGCCAAACCGCTCGAACTCTATGGCGATCCAGAGGAGCTAAAATTCTGGCAAGGCGTCCGTCAATCACCGCGCCGCACGGCACGTGATGTGAAATCACGGTTTCGCGAGATAGACCGCCGCCTGGCCGACATGGAATTATATTACACAAGCAACAACAGCGCGCTCTCGAACGAGATTGAGCAACTACGCTAA
- a CDS encoding SufE family protein, which produces MSKFDDLVEEYGYLEADDRYRLLIDLGKELEPMPDALKTDATLVRGCSASVWVYPTKQDDGRLHFLADSNAAITKGIIALVLETVQDQAIDAVLKTDIAEKLAPFDLKNQLSSNRTQGIPNMIALINETAERYKS; this is translated from the coding sequence ATGAGCAAATTTGACGATCTTGTAGAAGAATATGGATATCTCGAAGCTGATGACCGATACCGGCTTCTGATCGATTTGGGCAAGGAGTTGGAACCAATGCCCGATGCCCTTAAAACCGATGCAACATTGGTTCGCGGTTGTTCTGCCTCGGTTTGGGTTTATCCTACAAAACAGGATGATGGCCGGCTGCATTTTCTGGCAGACAGTAACGCCGCCATCACCAAGGGTATCATCGCACTGGTGCTCGAAACCGTTCAGGATCAAGCGATTGATGCTGTGCTTAAAACAGATATTGCGGAAAAACTGGCTCCGTTTGATTTGAAAAACCAGCTCAGTTCTAATCGCACCCAAGGTATCCCGAACATGATTGCACTGATCAATGAAACGGCGGAACGATATAAATCATGA
- a CDS encoding SecDF P1 head subdomain-containing protein — MIWTALLLMAGPGASDVQVDEPDYEHDCSAQPVRNFELRLVASDIKYAGIGFGSYSNEPVLNIEFSETGYDKFAAVQKGRIGKKFALCFEDKLLSTPVLNEYIYGRTAQVSGAYTSEELTELQSRMNKNTEVSEKP; from the coding sequence ATGATTTGGACTGCATTGCTCCTAATGGCGGGACCAGGTGCTTCAGATGTTCAAGTGGACGAACCCGATTATGAGCATGATTGTTCGGCGCAACCCGTTCGGAATTTTGAGCTTCGGCTTGTCGCTTCAGATATCAAATATGCCGGGATAGGCTTTGGTTCATATTCGAACGAACCAGTACTAAATATAGAATTTTCTGAGACCGGCTATGACAAATTTGCCGCCGTTCAGAAAGGACGCATTGGGAAGAAATTTGCCCTTTGCTTCGAAGATAAGCTGTTGAGTACGCCCGTATTGAATGAGTATATATACGGGCGAACAGCTCAAGTTTCTGGCGCATATACGAGCGAAGAGCTCACCGAATTACAAAGCCGGATGAACAAAAATACCGAGGTATCTGAGAAACCTTAA
- a CDS encoding J domain-containing protein has translation MPKAKRSDNWGFPRWGSYESSREAEKVKLCDRHGCNEAGNCPAPKSPNSPEKWYFCQTHAAEYNRGWDYFEGLDKEERKKREADEQRDANAYQEAKHYSWMGSGDGSRSRDEMTALEIFDLTPDVDFEAVKKAWRAMAKEYHPDVNPGDEEAAKKFQAAQAAFDVLKIAEERRVWKPV, from the coding sequence ATGCCAAAAGCAAAACGATCCGATAACTGGGGCTTTCCCCGCTGGGGCAGCTATGAAAGCTCGCGTGAAGCAGAGAAGGTCAAACTGTGCGACCGTCACGGCTGTAACGAGGCTGGCAATTGCCCAGCACCAAAATCACCCAACAGTCCCGAAAAATGGTATTTCTGCCAAACCCATGCGGCTGAATATAACCGGGGTTGGGACTATTTTGAGGGACTGGACAAAGAGGAACGCAAAAAACGCGAAGCCGACGAGCAGCGTGATGCCAATGCTTATCAAGAAGCGAAGCATTATAGCTGGATGGGATCTGGCGATGGCAGTCGGTCTCGTGACGAGATGACAGCGCTGGAGATATTTGACCTGACGCCCGATGTTGATTTCGAAGCGGTGAAAAAAGCCTGGCGCGCTATGGCTAAGGAATATCATCCTGACGTTAATCCGGGCGATGAAGAGGCGGCGAAAAAGTTTCAGGCAGCGCAGGCGGCTTTTGACGTGCTGAAAATTGCTGAGGAGCGGCGGGTCTGGAAGCCGGTTTAA
- a CDS encoding N-acetylmuramoyl-L-alanine amidase, which produces MIWTPSPNFDERKLPISILVMHYTGMKDAASAINWLANPDAKVSAHYVVTEDGQVVNMVKEEKRAWHAGRGYWRGIEDVNSASIGIEIVNPGHEWGYVSFPEEQMDAVTRLAHDIVKRHDIVPSNVIGHSDLAPARKQDPGELFDWDRLARHGIALKKPSLNRGEPPWTDSGFMLALERFGYDITTEKDAVVAFQRRFRPKNIDGVIDGECRTLLLSLMLDRERGITK; this is translated from the coding sequence ATGATCTGGACGCCGTCTCCCAATTTTGACGAGCGCAAGCTGCCGATCAGTATATTGGTCATGCACTATACTGGTATGAAAGACGCGGCGTCCGCAATCAATTGGCTCGCTAATCCTGATGCGAAAGTGTCTGCTCATTATGTCGTGACCGAGGATGGCCAGGTCGTCAACATGGTGAAAGAAGAGAAACGCGCCTGGCACGCTGGACGCGGCTATTGGCGCGGTATTGAAGACGTGAACAGCGCCAGCATCGGCATTGAAATCGTCAACCCGGGCCATGAATGGGGCTATGTGTCGTTTCCCGAGGAACAAATGGATGCAGTCACGCGGCTTGCGCATGATATTGTCAAACGCCATGATATCGTGCCGTCGAACGTGATCGGCCATAGTGATTTGGCGCCTGCGCGAAAGCAGGATCCGGGTGAGCTGTTCGATTGGGACAGGCTGGCCAGGCACGGTATTGCACTGAAAAAGCCGTCATTGAACCGGGGCGAGCCGCCTTGGACGGATAGTGGCTTCATGTTGGCTCTGGAACGTTTCGGTTATGATATTACGACCGAAAAAGACGCCGTTGTCGCTTTTCAACGGCGCTTTCGTCCGAAAAATATCGATGGCGTGATCGATGGCGAGTGCCGCACGCTGTTATTGTCTTTAATGCTCGACAGAGAGCGTGGAATCACTAAATAG
- a CDS encoding histidine phosphotransferase family protein — translation MSESGVDLAALLCSKLCHDLLSPVGAINNGLELLEDETDPEMRDRCLDLLADSARASADKLKYFRLAFGAAGGFADEVDPAEAKQLVESLVGDQGKITLGWAVQSETLPKKAIKILLNLALIAREALVRGGKLDVGAEQGDSGIEVVVRAEGPKIALDDGIRAALEGTLPQSELTARTAAAWMSRELSCENGGDLRVSPSSDTELLLGAIVA, via the coding sequence ATGTCTGAATCCGGTGTCGACCTCGCTGCTTTGCTTTGTTCCAAATTGTGCCATGATCTGCTCAGTCCAGTCGGTGCGATCAACAATGGTTTGGAATTGCTGGAAGATGAAACAGATCCGGAAATGCGGGATCGCTGTCTGGATTTGCTGGCCGATAGCGCCCGAGCATCTGCGGATAAACTGAAATATTTCCGCTTGGCCTTTGGCGCTGCCGGCGGGTTTGCCGATGAAGTCGATCCTGCAGAAGCCAAACAATTGGTCGAAAGCCTGGTCGGTGATCAGGGAAAGATCACATTGGGTTGGGCGGTGCAAAGCGAAACATTGCCCAAAAAAGCGATCAAGATATTGCTCAACCTTGCGTTGATTGCCCGGGAGGCGCTCGTACGTGGCGGGAAACTAGATGTAGGCGCGGAACAGGGCGATAGCGGTATCGAAGTGGTCGTTCGCGCCGAAGGTCCGAAAATCGCTCTGGATGATGGCATAAGAGCCGCTCTTGAAGGCACGTTGCCACAGTCGGAACTAACCGCCCGCACGGCTGCGGCATGGATGTCACGTGAATTATCCTGTGAGAATGGCGGCGATTTGCGGGTTTCTCCATCGTCCGATACAGAATTGCTGTTAGGCGCAATAGTCGCCTGA
- a CDS encoding Mov34/MPN/PAD-1 family protein: MKLVISSAIMKDLQQLACQMAPEEACGLLFGDNGTVSSFKTTKNVAENPLHHFEINPSDLIAAERAMRDGGPTIIGYFHSHPSGSVSPSKTDAVMAASDGRIWLIIDGQQAAAWRAVQKGEIYGRFNPITLDCHSTNGQTADN; the protein is encoded by the coding sequence ATGAAACTGGTCATATCAAGCGCGATAATGAAGGATTTGCAGCAACTCGCCTGTCAAATGGCTCCAGAGGAGGCCTGTGGGTTGCTATTTGGCGATAACGGGACGGTCTCCAGCTTTAAGACGACGAAAAACGTAGCCGAAAACCCGCTACATCATTTTGAAATCAATCCCTCTGACCTAATCGCTGCCGAACGGGCGATGCGGGACGGTGGACCGACTATAATCGGCTATTTTCATTCCCATCCATCCGGCAGCGTATCGCCTTCAAAAACAGATGCCGTCATGGCGGCGTCGGATGGCCGGATATGGCTTATTATCGATGGTCAGCAAGCTGCGGCATGGCGAGCGGTTCAAAAGGGTGAAATATATGGCCGCTTTAATCCAATCACTCTTGATTGCCACAGCACAAACGGCCAAACAGCGGACAATTGA
- a CDS encoding RluA family pseudouridine synthase translates to MTAGQSIKSGIVPETEKKQRLDAALAGFLDDLSRERIKNLITSGNLLIDGATCTDPASKKCAGKTFALTVPAPIEGPAQPQDIPLDVVFEDDHLIVVNKPAGLVVHPAAGHPDGTLVNALLHHCKGQLSGIGGVTRPGIVHRIDKDTSGLMVAAKTNKAHQGLTALFAAHDIERRYLAICNGRPNPHSATIEGNIGRSNADRKKMAVVGDDKGKAAITHYTTKEPLNGATLVECTLETGRTHQVRVHMSHIGYSLIGDPLYGARRKSLLSGRKDIRFCRQALHAAILGFVHPITGEKLLFNCNFPPDMQELFSKLRV, encoded by the coding sequence ATGACAGCGGGGCAATCCATAAAATCCGGCATCGTGCCTGAAACCGAGAAGAAACAGCGGCTTGATGCGGCTTTGGCGGGTTTTCTCGACGACCTATCCCGGGAACGGATCAAAAATCTGATCACAAGCGGCAATTTGCTGATTGATGGAGCCACTTGCACTGACCCCGCATCCAAAAAATGTGCAGGCAAAACATTCGCACTGACGGTTCCCGCACCGATTGAAGGCCCTGCTCAACCACAGGACATCCCTCTGGATGTAGTTTTTGAGGATGATCACTTGATTGTCGTCAATAAGCCCGCTGGATTGGTTGTTCATCCTGCTGCCGGGCACCCCGATGGAACACTGGTCAATGCCCTGCTCCACCATTGTAAAGGGCAGTTATCTGGCATCGGCGGTGTCACACGGCCCGGCATTGTTCACCGGATAGATAAGGATACTTCCGGATTGATGGTGGCGGCCAAAACGAACAAAGCGCATCAGGGTTTGACGGCACTATTCGCCGCCCATGATATCGAGCGCCGTTATCTGGCGATCTGCAACGGCCGTCCGAATCCGCATTCGGCAACAATCGAAGGCAATATTGGGCGCAGCAACGCGGATCGCAAGAAAATGGCAGTGGTTGGTGATGATAAAGGAAAGGCAGCCATTACCCATTATACAACCAAAGAACCGCTAAATGGCGCCACTTTGGTCGAATGTACGCTGGAAACAGGACGCACGCATCAGGTGCGGGTCCATATGTCCCATATAGGGTATAGTCTTATCGGTGATCCGCTTTATGGTGCTCGTCGAAAATCATTGCTTTCCGGCAGAAAAGATATTCGATTTTGCCGTCAGGCGCTACATGCTGCTATTCTTGGATTTGTTCACCCCATAACGGGAGAAAAATTGTTATTTAACTGTAACTTTCCACCCGATATGCAGGAACTATTCAGTAAGTTGCGTGTATAG
- the rpoH gene encoding RNA polymerase sigma factor RpoH, translating into MANGSNVPAKIPALGGDASLNRYLSEVRKFPLLKPEQEYMLAKRYSEHKDQEAAAQLVTSHLRLVAKIAMGFRGYGLPVSDLISEGNVGLMQGVKKFEPDRGFRLATYAMWWIRASIQEYVLRSWSLVKMGTTAAQKKLFFNLRRMKNNLEAFEDGDLSPEDVNKISTDLGVAEHEVVNMNRRMSMGGDASLNVPLSEDGDGGQWQDTLEDDGPLHDQQIADAQEADFRHEMLTEAMESLNEREQHILAERRLSEDPKTLEDLSKVYEVSRERIRQIEVRAFEKLQKAMLRIAGEKQLLTAG; encoded by the coding sequence ATGGCTAATGGAAGCAATGTTCCGGCAAAAATCCCTGCTTTAGGGGGGGATGCAAGCCTGAATCGATACCTATCGGAAGTCCGTAAATTTCCGTTATTGAAACCCGAACAAGAATATATGCTGGCGAAACGCTATTCTGAACATAAGGATCAGGAAGCAGCAGCTCAGCTAGTAACGTCCCATCTGCGTCTCGTGGCCAAAATTGCCATGGGCTTTCGCGGCTATGGCCTGCCCGTCTCGGACCTGATTTCCGAGGGTAATGTCGGCCTGATGCAGGGCGTGAAGAAATTTGAGCCCGATAGAGGTTTCCGCCTGGCAACCTATGCCATGTGGTGGATTCGCGCGTCGATACAGGAATATGTGTTGCGCAGCTGGAGCCTCGTCAAAATGGGCACAACCGCCGCACAGAAAAAGCTTTTCTTCAACCTGCGCCGGATGAAAAACAATCTCGAAGCGTTTGAAGATGGTGATTTGTCACCTGAAGATGTGAACAAGATTTCAACCGATCTTGGCGTGGCTGAACATGAAGTGGTCAACATGAACCGCCGCATGTCCATGGGCGGCGATGCGTCGCTGAACGTGCCTTTGTCGGAAGACGGTGATGGCGGCCAGTGGCAAGATACATTGGAAGATGATGGACCACTGCATGACCAGCAAATTGCTGACGCACAGGAAGCCGATTTCCGTCACGAGATGCTGACAGAAGCAATGGAATCGCTCAACGAACGCGAACAGCATATTCTTGCTGAACGGCGCTTGTCGGAAGATCCCAAAACGCTGGAAGATCTGAGCAAGGTCTACGAGGTCAGCCGCGAGCGGATTCGCCAAATCGAAGTCCGCGCGTTCGAGAAGCTGCAAAAAGCGATGCTCCGCATTGCCGGAGAAAAGCAACTGCTTACAGCGGGTTGA
- the mtgA gene encoding monofunctional biosynthetic peptidoglycan transglycosylase translates to MATKKRSFPVRLIKLLFRLIFYFLLITLLWVGLYAFVPPPVTATMLMDENGITKDWTSFSNISPNLTRAVIAAEDGKFCSHDGFDREAIKQAIERNRQGGRIRGGSTISQQTAKNVFLWQGGGYFRKGLEAYFTFLIEKIWGKKRIMEVYLNVAETGIGTYGAQAGAQRYFKKDASELTKIEAARIAAALPLPKKRAVNGAGGFTRRYGNTIAARINVVDNEGLDDCVYS, encoded by the coding sequence ATGGCCACTAAAAAACGCAGCTTTCCTGTCCGACTCATCAAGCTGCTTTTTCGGCTCATTTTCTACTTTTTGCTGATTACACTGCTCTGGGTCGGGCTCTACGCGTTCGTTCCGCCGCCGGTAACAGCAACTATGCTGATGGATGAGAACGGTATTACAAAGGACTGGACGTCGTTCAGCAATATTTCTCCCAATCTCACGCGAGCGGTCATTGCTGCAGAAGACGGCAAGTTTTGCAGCCATGACGGTTTCGACCGTGAAGCTATTAAGCAGGCTATTGAACGGAATCGGCAAGGCGGTCGCATCCGCGGCGGCTCCACAATATCGCAACAAACCGCCAAAAATGTCTTCCTCTGGCAAGGCGGCGGCTATTTCCGCAAAGGGTTAGAAGCCTATTTCACGTTCCTGATCGAAAAAATCTGGGGCAAGAAGCGGATCATGGAAGTCTATCTCAATGTCGCGGAGACCGGCATCGGAACCTATGGTGCGCAGGCTGGCGCCCAGCGTTATTTCAAAAAAGACGCTTCCGAACTGACGAAGATCGAAGCAGCGCGTATTGCTGCCGCCCTGCCCTTGCCGAAGAAACGCGCTGTAAACGGCGCTGGTGGGTTTACGCGACGTTATGGCAATACGATTGCGGCACGGATTAATGTTGTGGATAATGAGGGACTGGATGATTGCGTTTATAGCTGA